A genomic segment from Helicobacter sp. NHP19-012 encodes:
- a CDS encoding DUF5644 domain-containing protein, with product MSLLTLKIRAFKFNPACDYNPAYVLYNVGYNPKGRLSEVLENIPNLAYDPVHLGLKINQIAVFENLEIAELIARFGKEWVLEPLSIPYAKQDLLLNEEALLEPYANFFKSTPFLTQEERAELAKYTNINTLTPKEHAGYFGDGFFLYAKWLMERYPHRSLEILGSIADKQHGVMHFVPLKHRIYPKSDALDIEIYSLQQMLLNGSKCPLANNPWAHLGNIAYNFSKPDINKQAPYLLYTAYPQTYNLAPLLASTRLLLQKLHLNFVELPCVFDGGHWGRLADLEKFLTANAYNLALAHKVGGVLLCADEDAYTNATYAKALLDSEPSLLEAVNNNLAAYELSYSQQAQVVFLNDLLAKEILQLEPLTPFKGFSAVWFKESAQEHPALLRWLDLHTHSPLFAKESYAHLLDIDSQMALKESARIRYAGIDLGADFLMVDALSQFHMFDTLAEQGSNAYQRDHDRTSVLFLPQLILLALGERDIKALGLESHKNAVNFL from the coding sequence ATGAGCCTACTCACCTTAAAAATCCGTGCCTTTAAATTCAACCCCGCTTGCGATTACAACCCCGCCTATGTGCTCTATAATGTGGGCTACAACCCCAAGGGGCGTTTAAGCGAGGTGCTAGAAAACATCCCTAATCTTGCCTACGACCCCGTGCATTTGGGGCTGAAGATCAACCAAATCGCTGTGTTTGAAAACTTAGAGATCGCCGAGCTGATCGCCCGCTTTGGCAAAGAATGGGTGCTTGAGCCTTTGTCCATCCCTTACGCTAAACAAGATTTGTTGTTGAATGAAGAGGCGTTATTAGAGCCTTATGCTAACTTCTTTAAAAGCACGCCTTTTTTAACCCAAGAAGAGAGAGCCGAGCTAGCCAAATACACCAACATCAACACCCTAACGCCCAAAGAACATGCGGGTTACTTTGGGGATGGATTTTTCTTGTATGCCAAGTGGCTGATGGAACGCTATCCACATAGAAGCCTTGAGATTTTAGGCAGCATTGCCGACAAGCAGCATGGCGTGATGCACTTTGTACCACTTAAGCACCGCATTTATCCTAAGAGCGATGCGCTAGACATAGAGATTTACAGCCTACAGCAAATGCTTTTAAATGGCTCTAAATGCCCGCTTGCCAACAATCCATGGGCGCACTTAGGCAACATTGCCTACAACTTCTCTAAGCCCGACATAAACAAGCAAGCCCCCTACTTGCTCTACACCGCCTACCCGCAGACCTACAACTTGGCCCCGCTGCTTGCAAGCACGCGCCTTTTATTGCAAAAGTTGCATTTAAACTTTGTGGAGTTGCCCTGTGTCTTTGATGGTGGGCATTGGGGGCGTTTGGCGGATTTAGAAAAATTTTTAACCGCCAACGCCTATAACCTTGCCCTAGCGCATAAAGTCGGGGGGGTTTTGCTGTGCGCTGACGAGGACGCTTACACAAACGCCACCTACGCCAAAGCCTTGCTAGATAGCGAGCCTAGCCTATTAGAAGCAGTGAATAACAACCTTGCCGCCTATGAATTGAGCTATAGCCAGCAGGCACAAGTGGTCTTTTTAAACGACTTGTTGGCAAAAGAGATCTTGCAGCTTGAGCCCCTAACCCCCTTTAAGGGCTTTAGTGCGGTGTGGTTTAAAGAGAGCGCACAAGAGCACCCCGCCCTCTTAAGGTGGCTGGATCTGCACACCCACAGCCCCCTATTTGCCAAAGAGTCCTACGCCCATTTGCTAGACATTGACAGCCAGATGGCACTTAAAGAGTCAGCGCGTATCCGCTATGCGGGCATTGATTTGGGTGCGGATTTTTTAATGGTGGATGCGCTCAGTCAGTTTCATATGTTTGACACCCTAGCCGAGCAAGGCTCAAACGCCTACCAAAGGGATCACGACCGCACAAGTGTGTTGTTCTTACCCCAGTTGATACTCTTAGCTTTAGGCGAAAGGGACATTAAAGCTTTGGGGCTAGAGAGCCATAAAAATGCCGTTAACTTCTTATAA
- the traF gene encoding conjugal transfer protein TraF, translated as MAVKKTLVLCALACSGVEGLEFGEMGDTSFGMGGAGVALENSAWGLYYNPALLDIDARSKLGYSFGVGVREKNILPLASNALQVFNQSDTIAQSLQGLMSSSTLQTLADGGSISINANQGPNERTIVNAGNALKDFLNLNGLHVDSQNGIVVQIHPKMKKIKGGIGTFGIGVFASLFAGASAVVDPRHNKLIFPFTIDGNNVYTRAQINANSISFQQSTQSAYLNSSLLSSNANNAARVQALAIGSVPIGYAKGFDLKKAGRISVGVTFRYLYTLSYGLGISGNVDQVITKAQNLFSNFSFSMQDMVRQSHFGLDLGGAYRIKGFTLGLVGKYLNAPKIRYAHLPDMRIDPQVRLGLGYRWKWLNLAMDFDLTSNKMLMLDKRSQMIGGGVMFNWKWFALKLGAMGNVAQAGLHQGVILTGGIRLFRVLDFSVQSGLQTVALGGSAASGILGSLADMKLPNYLAFRVGGGWEW; from the coding sequence ATGGCAGTGAAAAAAACCTTAGTTTTGTGCGCCTTGGCTTGCAGTGGCGTGGAGGGTTTAGAGTTTGGCGAAATGGGGGATACGAGTTTTGGCATGGGCGGGGCGGGCGTTGCTCTGGAAAACTCCGCTTGGGGGCTGTATTACAACCCTGCGTTGCTCGACATAGACGCACGCAGTAAGCTAGGCTATAGCTTTGGAGTCGGGGTGCGGGAGAAAAATATTTTGCCTTTGGCTTCTAATGCCCTGCAAGTTTTTAACCAAAGTGACACCATCGCCCAATCCTTACAAGGTCTCATGTCTAGCTCTACCCTACAAACCCTCGCAGATGGGGGCAGCATTAGTATAAACGCCAATCAAGGTCCAAATGAACGAACAATTGTCAATGCCGGCAACGCCCTTAAAGACTTTTTGAATTTAAATGGCTTGCATGTCGATTCGCAAAACGGCATCGTGGTGCAAATCCACCCCAAAATGAAAAAAATCAAGGGCGGGATTGGGACTTTTGGCATCGGCGTTTTTGCTAGCCTTTTTGCTGGGGCGAGCGCAGTGGTCGATCCACGCCACAACAAACTCATCTTCCCTTTTACTATAGACGGCAACAATGTTTACACCAGGGCACAAATCAACGCCAACAGCATCTCTTTTCAACAAAGCACCCAAAGTGCATATTTGAACTCTTCTTTGCTTTCCTCCAACGCCAACAACGCCGCAAGGGTGCAGGCTTTGGCGATTGGTTCAGTGCCTATTGGCTATGCCAAGGGTTTTGATTTAAAAAAAGCGGGGCGCATTTCTGTGGGTGTAACCTTTAGGTATCTTTACACCTTGAGCTATGGGCTTGGAATTTCTGGTAACGTGGACCAAGTCATCACCAAAGCCCAAAACTTATTTTCAAATTTTTCTTTCAGTATGCAGGACATGGTGCGCCAAAGCCACTTTGGGTTGGATTTGGGCGGGGCTTACCGCATTAAGGGTTTCACTCTAGGGCTTGTGGGTAAATATTTAAACGCCCCCAAAATCCGCTACGCCCATTTGCCCGACATGCGCATCGACCCACAAGTGCGCTTGGGGCTTGGTTATCGCTGGAAGTGGCTAAATTTGGCGATGGACTTTGACTTAACCTCAAATAAAATGCTCATGTTAGACAAGCGTAGCCAAATGATCGGGGGTGGGGTGATGTTTAACTGGAAGTGGTTTGCGCTCAAACTAGGGGCGATGGGCAATGTCGCCCAAGCGGGCTTGCACCAAGGGGTGATTTTAACGGGGGGTATCCGCTTGTTTAGGGTGTTGGATTTCTCTGTGCAATCGGGTTTACAAACTGTGGCTTTAGGAGGCTCAGCCGCAAGTGGAATCTTAGGCTCCCTAGCCGACATGAAACTACCTAACTACCTAGCCTTCCGTGTGGGCGGAGGTTGGGAGTGGTGA
- a CDS encoding BspA family leucine-rich repeat surface protein → MAAMFAGCENFNQPLNDWNVSSVKNMESMFQNCYTFNQPLDDWDVSRVENMENMFQNCKNFNGSLEDWDVSRVENMKGMFFYCENFNQPLSDWDMSSVKDISSMFSGCKRFNQPLSDWDTSSITSMYSVFCDCTNFNQPLENWDTSNVAGMSYMFQNCIKF, encoded by the coding sequence ATGGCAGCGATGTTTGCTGGATGTGAAAATTTTAACCAACCATTAAACGATTGGAATGTGTCTAGTGTGAAAAACATGGAAAGCATGTTTCAGAATTGCTACACCTTCAACCAACCTCTAGATGATTGGGATGTGTCTAGAGTAGAGAACATGGAGAACATGTTTCAGAATTGCAAGAATTTTAACGGGTCTTTGGAGGATTGGGATGTGTCTAGAGTAGAGAACATGAAAGGGATGTTTTTTTATTGCGAGAACTTTAACCAGCCTTTAAGTGATTGGGACATGTCTAGTGTCAAAGATATTTCGTCGATGTTTTCGGGTTGCAAACGATTCAACCAGCCTTTAAGTGATTGGGACACTTCTAGCATTACAAGCATGTATAGCGTGTTTTGTGATTGCACTAATTTTAACCAACCCTTAGAGAACTGGGATACTTCTAATGTAGCGGGGATGAGCTATATGTTCCAAAATTGCATAAAGTTTTAA
- the carB gene encoding carbamoyl-phosphate synthase large subunit: protein MPLMQNFKKILLIGSGPIVIGQACEFDYSSSIALKTLKNLGYEVVLLNSNPITINTDKALAYKTYIEPINTHNVLKIVQQEGIEAILPTMGGQTALNIMVELHQQGHFEGALKHVKLLGAKIESILKAEDRRAFKECMLGIGLDLPKGGYAYSEEEALAVVKEVGFPCIIRSSFTLGGEGSSVAFNIEEFRDLAKFALEASPISEILIEESLLGCKEFEMEVVRDCKDNCVIVCCIENVDPMGIHTGDSITIAPALTLTDKEYQRMRDASFAVLRAVGVDTGGANVQFAIKDRRLLVIEMNPRVSRSSALASKATLFPIAKVATLLALGHTLEEIQNDITQSTTCFEPTLDYIITKIPHFDFEKFPQVDTTLGTSMKSIGEVMGIGGSFKESLMKALESDYRLKNLRPFLESPLDLAFLKKELRRPNPNRILYAMHAFAQNLSVDEVYALSYLDPYFLNEIQEIVQALLELKEADKQAILSDKSALFRLKSMGLSDSLIASFLSVSESEVRQARDTLDLHPKMYQVDLSANEFKSPTPYLYSTYAPFFPTHNNPPKSTRQKVILIGSSANKIGVGMEFDYALTHASLALKKMGLSPIIINNNPETISTDHDTSDTLYFEPITLEHVLEIVAREKAHLMGVVVGFGGQTPLKIAKDLEALHIPLLGTAFKNIEIAEERDLCHKLLDRLNIAYPKGLCANSKEQALECLDQLDLPLILRPSFVLGGAKMRILRTKEECLEYIENYSFETSLLMDSFLEDALELDVDAICDQQSVFVCSVLEHIEPAGIHSGDSTCFIPPSLSPQVLEEVYSQTQKIALGLQVLGLVNIQFAYKNNQLFVLEINPRCSRTVPFVSKALGLDIAAMAIGVMVGQHLEDFKGLENKGGGLYLAKPLNYVFVKESVFPFNKLYGADLVLGPEMKSTGEVAGVGYTLAEAFYKSQLACNNPIKHSGHVFVSLKDADKQRAMPLMRAFASLGFKLYATTGTHKALQAEGLESVQVLKISEGRPNISDFMLNHEIDMAINTSDRVSEDSKIIRIQVLKNKISYFTTLKAVEKVLLSLLEYSKFKHNPPVSLQELQKA, encoded by the coding sequence ATCCCCCTTATGCAAAACTTTAAGAAGATTCTACTCATTGGATCGGGTCCCATTGTCATAGGGCAGGCGTGCGAATTTGACTACTCTTCTAGCATTGCCCTTAAAACGCTTAAAAATTTGGGCTATGAGGTGGTGTTGTTAAACTCAAATCCCATCACCATCAACACAGACAAAGCCCTAGCCTATAAAACCTACATTGAGCCTATCAACACGCACAATGTGCTTAAAATCGTCCAGCAGGAGGGCATCGAGGCGATTTTACCCACAATGGGGGGGCAGACGGCTCTTAATATCATGGTGGAGTTGCACCAACAAGGGCATTTTGAGGGGGCGCTAAAGCATGTTAAACTCTTAGGGGCAAAGATTGAGAGCATTTTAAAGGCGGAAGATAGGCGTGCGTTTAAAGAGTGCATGCTAGGCATTGGACTAGATTTACCCAAAGGGGGGTATGCCTACAGCGAAGAGGAGGCTTTAGCTGTGGTTAAAGAGGTGGGTTTTCCTTGTATTATTCGCTCTAGTTTTACTTTGGGCGGGGAGGGGAGCAGCGTTGCCTTTAACATTGAGGAGTTTAGAGACTTAGCCAAATTCGCCCTAGAGGCTTCGCCCATCAGCGAAATCCTCATTGAAGAGAGTTTGCTAGGCTGTAAAGAGTTTGAAATGGAGGTGGTGCGCGATTGCAAGGATAATTGCGTGATTGTGTGCTGTATTGAAAATGTCGATCCTATGGGCATACACACAGGCGATAGCATCACCATCGCCCCCGCTTTGACCTTGACAGATAAAGAATACCAACGCATGCGCGATGCCAGCTTTGCGGTTTTACGGGCGGTGGGCGTGGATACGGGGGGGGCGAATGTGCAATTTGCCATTAAAGATCGGCGTTTATTAGTCATTGAAATGAACCCTAGGGTTAGCCGCAGCTCAGCCCTAGCCAGCAAGGCAACCCTATTTCCCATCGCCAAAGTCGCCACGCTCTTAGCACTAGGGCACACCCTAGAGGAGATACAAAACGACATCACCCAAAGCACGACCTGTTTTGAGCCGACTTTAGATTACATCATCACCAAAATCCCGCATTTTGACTTTGAGAAATTCCCCCAAGTGGATACGACTTTAGGCACTTCTATGAAAAGCATCGGCGAGGTCATGGGCATCGGGGGGAGCTTTAAAGAAAGCCTAATGAAAGCCCTAGAGAGCGATTACCGCCTTAAAAACCTACGCCCCTTCTTAGAAAGCCCCCTAGATTTGGCGTTTTTAAAAAAGGAGCTACGCCGCCCTAACCCTAACAGGATTTTATACGCCATGCACGCCTTCGCCCAAAACTTAAGCGTAGATGAGGTGTATGCTCTAAGTTACCTTGACCCCTATTTTTTAAACGAGATACAAGAAATCGTGCAAGCCCTATTAGAGCTCAAAGAGGCGGATAAACAAGCTATTTTAAGCGACAAGTCCGCCTTATTTAGGCTTAAGAGCATGGGTTTAAGCGATTCACTCATTGCCAGCTTTTTAAGCGTGAGCGAGTCAGAGGTGCGCCAAGCTAGGGATACCCTAGACTTGCACCCTAAAATGTACCAAGTGGATTTGAGCGCAAACGAGTTTAAAAGCCCCACGCCCTACCTATACAGCACCTACGCCCCCTTTTTCCCAACCCACAACAACCCCCCCAAATCCACCCGCCAAAAGGTGATTTTAATTGGCTCAAGTGCGAATAAAATCGGGGTGGGCATGGAGTTTGACTACGCCTTGACGCATGCCAGCCTTGCGCTTAAGAAAATGGGGCTAAGCCCTATCATCATCAACAACAACCCAGAGACGATTAGCACCGACCACGACACCAGCGACACACTCTACTTTGAGCCCATCACTTTAGAGCATGTCCTAGAGATTGTTGCCCGCGAAAAAGCGCATTTAATGGGCGTGGTGGTGGGCTTTGGGGGGCAAACGCCCTTAAAAATCGCCAAAGACTTAGAAGCCCTGCACATCCCCCTGCTTGGCACCGCCTTTAAGAACATTGAAATTGCCGAAGAGCGGGATTTATGCCATAAACTTTTAGACCGCCTCAACATCGCCTACCCCAAAGGGCTATGTGCCAACTCCAAAGAACAAGCCCTAGAGTGTTTAGACCAGCTAGACTTGCCCCTAATCTTACGCCCCAGCTTTGTGTTAGGCGGGGCAAAAATGCGGATTTTACGCACCAAAGAGGAGTGTTTGGAGTACATAGAAAACTACAGCTTTGAAACTAGTTTGCTTATGGATAGCTTTTTAGAAGACGCTTTGGAGCTCGATGTAGATGCCATTTGCGACCAACAAAGCGTGTTTGTGTGTAGCGTTTTAGAGCACATTGAGCCCGCCGGTATCCACTCGGGCGATAGCACCTGCTTTATCCCCCCAAGTTTAAGCCCACAGGTTTTAGAAGAAGTCTATAGCCAAACGCAAAAAATCGCTTTGGGCTTGCAGGTGCTGGGCTTAGTCAATATCCAATTTGCTTATAAAAATAACCAACTCTTCGTGCTAGAGATCAACCCTAGATGCTCCCGCACCGTGCCCTTTGTGTCTAAGGCTTTAGGGCTAGACATTGCCGCAATGGCGATCGGGGTGATGGTGGGACAACACCTAGAGGACTTTAAGGGGCTAGAGAATAAAGGCGGAGGGTTATACTTAGCCAAGCCTTTAAACTATGTCTTTGTCAAAGAAAGCGTCTTCCCCTTTAATAAACTCTATGGGGCGGATTTGGTGCTAGGACCTGAAATGAAAAGCACGGGCGAAGTGGCGGGCGTGGGCTACACTTTAGCCGAAGCCTTTTATAAGTCCCAACTTGCCTGCAACAACCCCATCAAGCACAGCGGGCATGTCTTTGTGTCGCTCAAAGATGCCGACAAGCAAAGGGCAATGCCTTTAATGCGCGCCTTTGCTAGCCTAGGCTTTAAGCTCTACGCCACGACCGGGACGCATAAAGCCTTGCAAGCTGAGGGGCTAGAAAGCGTGCAGGTGCTTAAAATCTCTGAAGGCCGTCCCAATATCTCGGATTTTATGCTAAATCACGAGATCGACATGGCGATCAACACAAGCGACCGGGTGAGCGAAGATTCTAAAATCATCCGCATTCAGGTGCTCAAAAACAAAATCTCTTATTTCACCACACTAAAAGCTGTCGAAAAGGTGCTTTTAAGCCTGCTTGAGTACTCCAAATTCAAGCACAACCCCCCCGTGAGTTTGCAAGAGTTGCAAAAAGCTTAA
- a CDS encoding M3 family oligoendopeptidase, translated as MGSKDTKDLEHRWDLSALFKDQDALDKHLAAWDKKVADFEKKHAGTFASIEPEKFGGVLAEYESLSEGISRAMSYVFLIFCVDAKRSDLYAKYQLLCADMSKHLLFVENEFCALESEKQEALISATPKYAYFLRLLLRQKPHMLSLPEEKVLLATCGVGVEAFSNLFDQVITSLKMPFQNKMLSEEEILSELHNPDRKLRKQAQKTLTKSLKKQELVLTYVLNMVRKDLHIDTKLRHYEKPETFRHLSNQIPQASVDSMVEIVQEHYPLVHRYYKSKAKILGHKLKDHDRYAPIESKETPLSYKEALDLVCKAYQDFSPKFYEIVKQGIEGGWVDSHPRADKRGGAFSDSTVPSAHPFVLLNFTGNRRSAFTIAHEFGHMIHQSLSRQVGYLNTNTPLTTSETASVFGEMLLFENLKKDLDKKELRGIYAGKLEDIFSTMFRQVVMTNFERRIHQCGDHFEELKAKDFDKIWQEENEKMFGKSLKLSKNYARWWSYIPHFIHSPFYCYSYSYGQLLVLALFGLYRSKKTPKEKQEFVDTYTTFLSKGGSQSPEELVGMFGFNIADKEFWQIGMHEVEKMLKEFEDLL; from the coding sequence GTGGGAAGCAAAGACACAAAAGATTTGGAACACCGCTGGGATTTGAGCGCGCTTTTTAAAGACCAAGACGCTTTAGATAAACACCTAGCTGCTTGGGATAAAAAAGTTGCTGATTTTGAGAAAAAGCATGCCGGGACTTTTGCCAGCATAGAGCCCGAAAAGTTTGGAGGTGTTTTAGCAGAGTATGAAAGTTTGAGCGAGGGCATTTCACGCGCCATGAGTTATGTCTTTTTGATTTTCTGTGTAGACGCTAAAAGGAGCGATTTATACGCAAAGTACCAACTTCTATGTGCGGACATGAGCAAGCATTTGCTCTTTGTGGAAAACGAGTTTTGCGCCCTAGAAAGCGAGAAACAAGAGGCGTTGATCTCTGCCACGCCCAAATACGCCTATTTCTTGCGCCTGCTCTTGCGCCAAAAGCCCCATATGCTGAGCCTGCCTGAAGAAAAGGTGCTTTTAGCCACTTGCGGCGTGGGCGTGGAGGCGTTTTCTAACTTGTTTGACCAAGTCATCACTTCTTTAAAAATGCCTTTTCAAAACAAAATGCTAAGCGAAGAGGAGATTTTATCCGAGCTGCATAACCCCGATCGCAAACTGCGTAAACAGGCGCAAAAGACCTTGACAAAGTCGCTAAAAAAGCAGGAGTTGGTGCTCACTTATGTCTTAAACATGGTGCGTAAAGACCTACACATTGACACCAAGTTGCGCCACTACGAAAAACCCGAAACCTTTCGGCATTTGAGCAACCAAATCCCACAGGCTAGCGTGGATAGCATGGTTGAGATCGTACAAGAGCACTACCCCCTAGTGCACCGCTACTACAAAAGCAAGGCAAAAATCTTAGGCCATAAACTCAAAGACCACGATCGCTACGCCCCCATTGAGTCCAAAGAAACCCCCTTAAGCTACAAGGAGGCCCTTGACTTGGTTTGTAAGGCTTACCAAGACTTTTCGCCTAAATTTTATGAGATCGTGAAACAAGGCATTGAGGGGGGCTGGGTGGATTCACACCCTAGAGCCGATAAAAGAGGCGGGGCGTTTAGCGACAGCACGGTGCCCAGCGCCCACCCCTTCGTGCTTTTAAACTTCACGGGTAATAGGCGCTCTGCCTTTACCATTGCCCACGAGTTCGGGCATATGATCCACCAGTCTTTAAGCCGCCAAGTGGGCTATTTAAACACCAACACCCCCCTAACCACCAGCGAAACCGCCTCTGTCTTTGGCGAAATGCTCTTGTTTGAGAATTTAAAGAAAGACTTAGACAAGAAAGAGCTTAGGGGCATTTATGCGGGCAAATTGGAGGACATTTTCTCCACTATGTTTAGGCAAGTGGTGATGACGAATTTTGAAAGGCGCATCCACCAATGCGGGGATCATTTTGAAGAGTTGAAGGCAAAAGACTTTGACAAAATTTGGCAAGAAGAGAATGAAAAAATGTTTGGCAAGAGTTTAAAGCTTAGCAAGAATTACGCCCGCTGGTGGAGCTACATCCCCCACTTCATCCATTCGCCCTTTTACTGCTACTCTTACAGCTACGGGCAGTTATTAGTCCTCGCCCTTTTTGGGCTTTACCGCTCGAAAAAAACGCCCAAAGAGAAACAAGAATTTGTGGACACCTACACCACCTTTTTAAGCAAGGGGGGCAGCCAAAGCCCTGAAGAGTTGGTGGGCATGTTTGGCTTTAACATCGCCGATAAAGAGTTTTGGCAAATTGGCATGCACGAAGTGGAGAAAATGCTGAAAGAATTTGAGGACTTGCTTTAA
- a CDS encoding BspA family leucine-rich repeat surface protein, with protein sequence MAKKYCPQSKEELKKLVADESVHLGEIDISQITDLSFVFSNGDTEYEDDETESFARRDFKGLEEWDVSHVTNMEDMFYKATHFNHDISSWNVSNVKNMQAMFRHVKTLTSP encoded by the coding sequence GTGGCTAAAAAATATTGTCCTCAGAGCAAAGAGGAGCTGAAAAAATTAGTCGCCGATGAGAGCGTGCATTTAGGGGAGATTGATATTAGTCAGATTACGGATTTAAGTTTTGTGTTTTCTAATGGGGATACGGAATATGAAGATGATGAAACCGAATCCTTTGCACGCCGAGATTTTAAGGGACTGGAAGAGTGGGATGTATCGCATGTAACTAATATGGAGGACATGTTCTACAAAGCCACCCACTTCAACCATGATATTTCTAGCTGGAATGTGTCTAATGTCAAAAACATGCAGGCTATGTTTAGGCATGTAAAAACTTTAACCAGCCCTTGA
- a CDS encoding restriction endonuclease subunit S, translated as MRGKRHGQNPSKPPIAGNQLPTRARRLAPSDSVVISSVRPYLKGFAYIEESMPNTLFSTGFAILQGKEGLNSKFLYLLFMFSADLMRQMEERMPKASYPSLNTEDFKEFKIPLPPLEVQEQITHTTAHIEQERTALENTIKSLEGQQEVILKKYLNRNI; from the coding sequence TTGCGTGGAAAAAGGCACGGGCAAAATCCATCTAAACCCCCCATAGCGGGCAACCAACTCCCCACAAGAGCGCGCCGTCTAGCCCCTAGTGATAGCGTGGTTATATCCAGCGTGCGCCCCTATCTTAAAGGTTTTGCCTACATTGAGGAGAGCATGCCAAACACCCTATTTTCTACGGGCTTTGCCATTTTACAGGGCAAAGAGGGCCTAAACTCTAAATTTCTCTACCTTTTGTTTATGTTCTCAGCGGATTTAATGCGCCAAATGGAGGAGCGCATGCCTAAAGCCTCTTACCCAAGCCTCAATACAGAGGACTTTAAAGAATTTAAAATCCCCCTCCCACCCCTAGAAGTGCAAGAGCAAATCACCCACACCACTGCCCACATCGAACAAGAACGCACCGCCCTAGAAAATACTATAAAGTCTTTAGAGGGACAACAAGAAGTCATCCTAAAAAAATATCTGAACCGAAACATATAG
- a CDS encoding TerB family tellurite resistance protein codes for MLEVVLVVGVAVVLIYLYYTLQEYLKNPLKTLPELTKQEFSPPEPHALPTPLEVLKSSEAGLFANLMGVFSKHIKETPLSQALSQVFLQDLSQVQNKDLDLLTGIYKEADRPLEELCHELSNLAHGEYKKRVKWVELLFVLAYSDGILGDQEKEALLDIGAFLGLENADFNQLYEGFAGLTFEPLESLEVADFEGFKAQVQEKHLNLLDPKKWNKSYLPQVMLELWQFLKNPQKESGSF; via the coding sequence ATGTTAGAAGTGGTGTTGGTTGTAGGCGTGGCTGTGGTGTTGATCTATTTATACTACACCTTGCAAGAGTATTTGAAAAACCCACTCAAAACTCTCCCCGAGCTTACAAAACAAGAGTTTAGCCCACCTGAGCCCCACGCCCTGCCCACGCCCCTAGAAGTGCTCAAAAGCAGCGAAGCGGGGTTGTTTGCCAACTTAATGGGGGTGTTTAGCAAACATATCAAAGAAACCCCTTTAAGCCAAGCCCTAAGCCAAGTGTTCTTGCAGGATTTAAGCCAAGTGCAAAACAAAGACTTAGACTTGCTCACAGGAATTTACAAAGAAGCCGATAGACCCCTTGAAGAACTCTGCCACGAGCTCTCTAACCTAGCGCATGGGGAGTATAAAAAACGGGTGAAGTGGGTGGAGCTCTTGTTTGTACTCGCTTACAGCGATGGGATACTTGGCGATCAAGAGAAAGAAGCCTTGCTAGACATAGGGGCGTTCTTAGGGTTAGAGAATGCGGATTTTAACCAACTTTACGAGGGCTTTGCAGGCTTGACATTTGAGCCATTAGAGAGCCTAGAGGTGGCGGACTTTGAGGGTTTTAAGGCACAGGTGCAAGAAAAGCATCTAAACCTGCTTGACCCCAAGAAATGGAATAAAAGCTACTTGCCCCAAGTTATGCTAGAGCTGTGGCAGTTTCTTAAAAATCCTCAAAAAGAGAGCGGATCATTCTAA
- a CDS encoding BspA family leucine-rich repeat surface protein — MKCLFVWCENFNQPLENWNVSRVVNMWATFSGCTSFNQPLNNWDVSRVENMTALFANCKSFNQPLNRWDVSGAVRMNLMFSGCENFNQPLENWDVSRVTDMGSMFGSCKNFNQPLNNWDVSSVEDMEGMFRGVRISISL, encoded by the coding sequence ATGAAGTGTTTGTTTGTGTGGTGTGAAAATTTTAACCAACCCCTAGAAAATTGGAATGTATCTCGAGTTGTGAATATGTGGGCTACATTTTCTGGTTGCACTAGCTTTAATCAGCCTTTAAATAACTGGGATGTGTCTAGAGTAGAAAATATGACAGCCTTGTTTGCTAATTGCAAGAGTTTTAACCAGCCTTTGAATCGTTGGGATGTGTCTGGGGCTGTGCGTATGAATCTAATGTTTTCTGGCTGTGAGAATTTTAACCAACCCCTAGAAAATTGGGATGTGTCTAGGGTTACAGACATGGGAAGCATGTTTGGGAGTTGCAAGAATTTTAATCAGCCTTTAAATAACTGGGATGTGTCTAGTGTGGAAGACATGGAGGGTATGTTTAGGGGTGTAAGAATTTCAATCAGTCTTTAG